One genomic region from Bacteroidales bacterium encodes:
- a CDS encoding T9SS type A sorting domain-containing protein, protein MPPGIHPTTLQIYPNPAQNHLFINPTVSENTIIRISSLSGIEVKSVQLEKGASMVDISDLSSGAYLIQLQSKSSLSV, encoded by the coding sequence ATGCCTCCAGGTATTCATCCCACAACATTACAAATCTATCCGAATCCCGCTCAAAATCATTTGTTTATCAATCCCACTGTATCTGAGAATACTATTATCCGGATAAGCTCCTTATCAGGTATTGAGGTAAAATCAGTACAGCTGGAAAAAGGGGCATCAATGGTGGATATCAGTGATTTGAGTTCTGGAGCCTATCTTATTCAGCTTCAATCCAAAAGCAGTTTGTCTGT
- a CDS encoding trypsin-like peptidase domain-containing protein, with protein MKRYLPETFLIAFVAYFPMVLHAQSSDLESAKASVVKIKTHYVRTEKGKEVKDLGVATGWCWKEPTLIVTALHAVTGAEDIMVYREGNKSSKAVIYKVLKEADLALLRISTDLGLSPLQLQEADPNSSKELYVWGFPHGVNTMQGDDIRLSRSLEKSPTLNSILTGNKLKSELEDQGYPLPIAKILRISSTIQPGHSGAPIMSSNGAVVGVADGGLRGGAARINWAMPANFYVPRLASSIDPIPSSPSLQVSLYSNRTTVDADASEAEEIMELQREAKENTVENGEQSVTLTWTASYEDLFSTMTAEEQREMQELTNSLSLDLSGATFNIYEDYETGATIAVPGDAIFEVEDGWFYSSNEDETLTYDALPFFSENYAAAKQNVYDVYIENFLPTDWVADPETADEIVEDDENESASYFLTRLAADGSGRTLYFMAEVSGPDLLVINLEFDPNRLVEDDYLKKFMLFTLSTELCTFGEY; from the coding sequence ATGAAAAGATATTTACCCGAAACATTTCTGATTGCGTTTGTTGCTTATTTCCCCATGGTATTGCATGCTCAGAGTTCTGATCTGGAGAGTGCAAAAGCATCGGTAGTAAAAATTAAGACCCACTACGTCCGAACCGAAAAGGGTAAAGAGGTGAAGGATCTTGGTGTGGCAACCGGCTGGTGCTGGAAAGAGCCCACTTTAATTGTCACAGCGCTGCATGCTGTAACCGGAGCAGAAGATATTATGGTTTACAGGGAAGGGAATAAATCCTCGAAGGCAGTGATTTATAAAGTGCTCAAGGAAGCGGACCTGGCATTATTGCGGATCAGTACTGACCTTGGATTGAGTCCATTGCAACTGCAAGAGGCTGATCCAAATTCAAGTAAAGAGTTATATGTTTGGGGATTCCCTCACGGAGTAAATACGATGCAAGGGGACGACATTCGTCTTTCCAGGAGTCTGGAGAAATCACCAACCTTGAACAGTATACTTACAGGCAATAAGCTAAAGTCAGAATTGGAGGACCAGGGGTACCCTCTTCCCATTGCCAAAATACTTCGTATTAGTTCCACTATACAACCGGGCCATTCAGGGGCACCTATCATGTCATCGAATGGTGCGGTAGTAGGAGTCGCCGATGGCGGACTTCGTGGCGGCGCTGCCAGGATCAACTGGGCTATGCCCGCTAATTTCTATGTTCCCAGGCTAGCCAGTTCCATAGACCCAATTCCGTCCTCCCCTTCCTTACAGGTAAGCTTATATAGCAACAGAACCACTGTTGATGCCGATGCCAGTGAAGCTGAAGAAATCATGGAACTTCAAAGGGAAGCTAAAGAGAATACCGTTGAAAATGGAGAACAATCCGTTACACTTACCTGGACTGCCAGCTATGAAGACCTTTTCTCAACCATGACAGCCGAAGAACAAAGGGAGATGCAGGAACTCACAAACAGCCTTTCTCTTGACCTGTCGGGAGCTACCTTTAACATTTATGAGGATTATGAAACCGGAGCCACTATAGCTGTGCCAGGTGATGCCATATTCGAGGTTGAGGACGGCTGGTTCTACTCTTCCAATGAAGATGAAACCCTGACCTATGATGCACTTCCGTTTTTTTCAGAGAATTATGCAGCGGCAAAGCAGAATGTATATGATGTATATATCGAGAATTTCCTTCCTACAGACTGGGTAGCTGACCCTGAAACTGCAGATGAAATTGTAGAGGATGATGAAAATGAGTCTGCTTCTTATTTCCTTACCCGTTTGGCGGCTGATGGAAGTGGAAGAACTTTATATTTTATGGCAGAAGTAAGCGGGCCTGATTTGCTGGTTATCAACCTTGAATTTGATCCGAATCGCTTGGTGGAAGATGACTATTTGAAGAAATTCATGCTGTTCACCCTTTCAACAGAGCTTTGTACATTTGGTGAATATTGA
- a CDS encoding DUF3788 domain-containing protein: METSVFSDKSQPPSEQILAEALENTYPLWTALRQYVHEQYPAAEDQWNFPGAKYGWSFRVKDKKRAIIYLLPREKYFMVAFVFGQKATDLILSSELGADIRTELASARVYAEGRGIRIAVYNGEILPDIQELIRIKLNH, translated from the coding sequence ATGGAAACCAGCGTTTTTTCCGACAAATCCCAGCCTCCTTCCGAACAAATTTTAGCAGAAGCATTGGAAAACACCTATCCACTCTGGACTGCTTTAAGACAATATGTTCATGAACAATACCCTGCCGCAGAGGATCAATGGAACTTTCCCGGGGCAAAATATGGCTGGAGTTTCAGGGTGAAGGATAAAAAGAGAGCAATTATCTATCTTCTTCCAAGAGAGAAGTATTTTATGGTGGCATTTGTTTTCGGGCAAAAAGCTACTGACCTTATACTCAGCAGTGAATTGGGTGCGGATATCAGGACAGAACTGGCCTCCGCAAGAGTGTATGCTGAAGGAAGGGGAATCAGAATAGCTGTTTATAATGGTGAGATCCTCCCTGATATCCAGGAACTGATCCGAATTAAATTAAATCATTGA